Proteins from one Catenuloplanes atrovinosus genomic window:
- a CDS encoding TAXI family TRAP transporter solute-binding subunit has protein sequence MRTVRAVVGCVLVLAAAAGCGGRQDTAATDTGGEVTCQVTGETRIGIATGNVGGVYYTMGNAFAEQVATATGGTVKATAAETGASVQNIQQLVAGTYGVAFSLADTAADAVNGTGAFTSAQPVAALSRIHTNYTQVVVRTSSGITDVASMRGKRISTGSPRSGTEVIANRLLTAAGLNPEADIQAQRLDLTKTVDGIKDGSIDGFFWSGGLPTPNLTDLFTTAGDTVRFIDITPLLPAMKQVNPVYEQGTVPAAAYKLPADVPTIVVPNLLLVKNDLDANVACALTKALFDRKDQIAQAAPAAAELAVTNARKTDPVPLHRGAAEALTQLGG, from the coding sequence ATGCGTACCGTCAGGGCTGTTGTGGGTTGTGTTCTGGTGCTGGCGGCCGCGGCCGGCTGCGGAGGCCGGCAGGACACCGCCGCCACCGACACCGGCGGCGAGGTGACGTGCCAGGTGACCGGGGAGACCCGGATCGGCATCGCCACCGGCAACGTCGGCGGCGTCTACTACACGATGGGCAACGCGTTCGCCGAGCAGGTCGCGACCGCCACCGGTGGCACCGTCAAGGCGACCGCCGCCGAGACCGGCGCCTCGGTGCAGAACATCCAACAACTCGTCGCCGGTACGTACGGCGTGGCGTTCTCGCTGGCCGACACCGCCGCCGACGCCGTGAACGGCACCGGCGCCTTCACCTCCGCCCAGCCGGTCGCCGCGCTGTCCCGCATCCACACCAACTACACCCAGGTCGTGGTGCGCACCTCGTCCGGCATCACCGACGTGGCCTCCATGCGCGGCAAGCGCATCTCCACCGGCTCGCCCCGCTCCGGCACCGAGGTCATCGCGAACCGCCTGCTCACCGCCGCCGGCCTCAACCCCGAGGCGGACATCCAGGCCCAGCGCCTCGACCTCACCAAGACCGTCGACGGCATCAAGGACGGCAGCATCGACGGCTTCTTCTGGTCCGGCGGCCTGCCCACCCCCAACCTCACCGACCTGTTCACCACCGCCGGCGACACCGTCCGGTTCATCGACATCACCCCGCTGCTCCCCGCGATGAAGCAGGTCAACCCGGTCTACGAGCAGGGCACCGTCCCGGCGGCGGCCTACAAGCTCCCCGCCGACGTCCCCACCATCGTCGTCCCCAACCTGCTCCTGGTGAAGAACGACCTCGACGCGAACGTGGCCTGCGCCCTCACCAAGGCCCTCTTCGACCGCAAGGACCAGATCGCCCAGGCCGCCCCCGCCGCCGCCGAACTCGCCGTCACCAACGCCCGCAAGACCGACCCCGTCCCCCTCCACCGCGGCGCCGCCGAGGCCCTCACCCAACTCGGCGGCTAG
- a CDS encoding TRAP transporter permease — MLDGGGPATRPVTVRDPAPEPAYDDEERPSRELTGGTARVVGGVALAVSVLALWQVFRPLPQGSQFYLIVFLAGALPLVFVAYRSGARLAVLGGGDRPAITDWLLAAIAAVVCLYPVLPFRGGYDGFLNRQGLLDPVDVLLGAILLLLVLEAARRTTGWALPVVCLIFLAYGYYGGLLPQDWSVAHAGLDFSQIVDALYNSGSGFYGTPLDVAATYIVLFTLYGAVLDLSGAGRFFVDLSVAAFRRSRSAAGRTAVSAGFLLGTVSGSGTATAVSVGAVTWPILRRAGYPAERAGGMLAAAGVGAILSPPTLGAAAFIVAEYLEVSYLTVLGWATIPTILYYLGILLAVEIDARRLGTRPVEVAADSPWRLLARFGYHFSSLILIVVLLAAGVTATRAVVFATLAAFALAFLDRRTRPGVRDVAAALVAGTRGVLPVAAVCAAAGVITATTTKTGLGTQLASLLIQGAQALTDHPGAVLALTVLAAAIALSLLGLAVPVTASFIIGWVIVGPALLQLGVPGPAAAMFVFYYSVLSEVTPPTALAAVGAASITGGRIVPTMWQALRYALPAFLAPIAFVLTPAGSYLLGRGPALDVLWATAAAMAGVAALAVATGGWVPGVGPAGAPARACATVGGLLLLYLNPVGILAGLALTVAAVAITAVSPGAAVVPGAAPGGPPAGAESTVGTSDGPSERGGEA; from the coding sequence ATGTTGGACGGTGGAGGCCCGGCCACGCGTCCCGTCACCGTGCGCGACCCCGCTCCGGAACCCGCGTACGACGACGAGGAACGCCCATCCCGCGAGCTGACCGGCGGCACCGCGCGCGTCGTCGGTGGCGTCGCCCTCGCGGTCTCCGTGCTCGCCCTCTGGCAGGTCTTCCGCCCGCTGCCGCAGGGCAGCCAGTTCTACCTGATCGTCTTCCTGGCCGGCGCGCTGCCGCTGGTCTTCGTCGCCTACCGGTCCGGCGCGCGCCTCGCCGTGCTGGGCGGCGGCGACCGGCCCGCGATCACCGACTGGCTGCTCGCCGCGATCGCGGCCGTGGTCTGCCTCTACCCGGTGCTGCCGTTCCGCGGCGGGTACGACGGCTTCCTCAACCGCCAGGGCCTGCTCGACCCGGTCGACGTGCTGCTCGGCGCGATCCTGCTGCTGCTCGTGCTGGAGGCCGCACGCCGTACCACCGGATGGGCCCTGCCCGTGGTCTGCCTGATCTTCCTGGCGTACGGCTACTACGGCGGCCTGCTCCCGCAGGACTGGTCGGTCGCGCACGCCGGGCTGGACTTCTCGCAGATCGTGGACGCGCTCTACAACTCCGGCAGCGGGTTCTACGGCACGCCGCTGGACGTCGCCGCCACGTACATCGTGCTGTTCACGCTGTACGGCGCGGTGCTCGACCTCTCCGGCGCCGGCCGCTTCTTCGTCGACCTCTCGGTCGCCGCGTTCCGCCGGTCGCGCAGCGCGGCCGGGCGCACCGCGGTCAGCGCCGGCTTCCTGCTCGGCACGGTCTCCGGCTCCGGCACCGCCACCGCGGTCAGCGTCGGCGCGGTCACCTGGCCGATTCTTCGCCGCGCCGGATATCCCGCGGAACGCGCGGGCGGCATGCTCGCCGCCGCCGGCGTCGGCGCGATCCTCTCCCCGCCCACGCTCGGCGCCGCCGCGTTCATCGTCGCGGAGTACCTCGAGGTCTCCTATCTGACCGTGCTCGGCTGGGCCACCATCCCGACAATCCTGTACTACCTGGGCATCCTGCTCGCGGTCGAGATCGACGCCCGGCGGCTCGGCACCCGGCCGGTCGAGGTGGCCGCGGACTCGCCGTGGCGGCTGCTGGCCCGGTTCGGCTACCACTTCTCGTCGCTGATCCTGATCGTGGTGCTGCTCGCGGCCGGCGTGACCGCCACCCGCGCCGTCGTCTTCGCCACGCTCGCCGCCTTCGCGCTGGCGTTCCTCGACCGCCGCACCCGGCCCGGCGTCCGCGACGTCGCCGCCGCGCTCGTCGCCGGCACCCGTGGCGTGCTGCCGGTCGCCGCGGTCTGCGCCGCCGCCGGCGTGATCACCGCCACGACCACCAAGACCGGCCTGGGTACGCAGCTGGCGTCGCTGCTCATCCAGGGCGCGCAGGCGCTCACCGACCATCCCGGCGCGGTGCTGGCGCTGACCGTGCTCGCCGCCGCGATCGCGCTCAGCCTGCTCGGCCTGGCCGTACCGGTGACCGCGTCGTTCATCATCGGCTGGGTCATCGTCGGCCCCGCGCTGCTCCAGCTCGGCGTGCCCGGGCCGGCCGCCGCCATGTTCGTCTTCTACTACTCGGTGCTCTCCGAGGTGACGCCGCCGACCGCGCTGGCCGCCGTCGGCGCCGCCTCGATCACCGGCGGGCGCATCGTGCCCACCATGTGGCAGGCGCTGCGGTACGCGCTGCCCGCGTTCCTGGCCCCGATCGCGTTCGTGCTCACGCCCGCCGGGTCGTACCTGCTGGGCCGCGGTCCCGCACTCGACGTGCTGTGGGCCACCGCCGCCGCGATGGCCGGCGTGGCCGCGCTCGCGGTGGCCACCGGCGGCTGGGTGCCCGGCGTCGGCCCGGCCGGCGCACCGGCCCGCGCGTGCGCCACGGTGGGCGGCCTGCTGCTGCTCTACCTGAACCCGGTGGGCATCCTGGCCGGCCTGGCGCTGACCGTGGCCGCCGTAGCGATCACCGCGGTGTCGCCCGGCGCGGCGGTCGTGCCCGGTGCCGCGCCCGGCGGCCCACCCGCCGGGGCCGAGTCGACCGTCGGGACCTCCGACGGGCCGTCCGAACGGGGAGGAGAGGCCTGA
- a CDS encoding TetR/AcrR family transcriptional regulator, with translation MTRRLAEVRLDALLRTACDVIAERGLANTRTADVARAAGVSQALVFYHFATKERLLAQAFAYATEQDLQKLDAVLRSGTAPLDRLRRLVRLYAPGSRPKTWTMWIDGWSESPRAPELEKISRRRVLRWREALREVITDGVRDGSFTCEDAQGAAWRIASLIDGLAVQSSAHPRIVPRAAIGGWVNEAVARELTLKPEQLA, from the coding sequence GTGACCAGACGCCTTGCCGAGGTACGGCTCGACGCATTGCTGCGTACGGCCTGCGACGTCATCGCCGAACGCGGTCTCGCGAACACGCGAACCGCCGATGTCGCGCGCGCGGCGGGCGTGAGTCAGGCACTGGTCTTCTACCATTTCGCGACGAAAGAGCGATTGCTCGCCCAGGCATTCGCCTATGCCACCGAGCAGGACCTGCAAAAACTCGACGCCGTCCTCCGATCGGGAACGGCGCCGCTGGACCGGCTGCGCCGGCTGGTGCGCCTCTACGCGCCCGGTTCCCGCCCCAAGACGTGGACGATGTGGATCGACGGCTGGAGCGAGTCCCCCCGGGCGCCCGAGCTCGAGAAGATATCCCGCCGCCGCGTGCTCCGCTGGCGCGAGGCGCTCCGCGAGGTCATCACGGACGGGGTCCGCGACGGCTCCTTCACCTGCGAGGACGCCCAGGGTGCGGCGTGGCGCATCGCCTCCCTGATCGACGGCCTGGCCGTCCAGTCCTCCGCCCACCCCCGCATCGTCCCCCGCGCCGCCATCGGCGGCTGGGTCAACGAGGCCGTCGCACGCGAGCTGACGCTCAAGCCCGAGCAACTCGCCTAG
- a CDS encoding methyltransferase, whose translation MRDDAFRAGLRLADQHAGAVPAPARFTLLDRSWVLLPGVFAPTMTSSTEFFSRALPYPIGGSFLEMGCGAGVTAVWAALAGCARVVATDIAAAAAENTRRNVTLHGVDDRVLVVRGDLFAAVPPNERFDLVFWNAVVIEAPEDYAYTRELDYSFFDQGYSANARFLDEAPGRLTPDGRLLMGSNTLGNQAKLHALAADRGLALTPFTSTRSLAGDIPVEFTLFEVTAA comes from the coding sequence ATGCGTGACGACGCGTTCCGGGCCGGGCTGCGCCTCGCCGACCAGCACGCGGGCGCGGTGCCGGCGCCGGCCCGATTCACGCTGCTGGACCGCTCGTGGGTCCTGCTCCCCGGCGTGTTCGCGCCCACGATGACCTCGTCCACCGAGTTCTTCAGCCGGGCGCTGCCGTACCCGATCGGCGGGTCCTTCCTGGAGATGGGCTGCGGCGCCGGCGTCACCGCGGTCTGGGCCGCGCTCGCGGGATGCGCCCGTGTCGTGGCGACCGACATCGCGGCGGCAGCGGCGGAGAACACCCGGCGCAACGTCACCCTGCACGGCGTCGACGACCGCGTCCTGGTCGTGCGCGGTGACCTCTTCGCGGCCGTCCCGCCGAACGAGCGGTTCGACCTCGTGTTCTGGAACGCCGTCGTCATCGAGGCACCCGAGGACTACGCGTACACGCGGGAACTGGACTACTCGTTCTTCGACCAGGGCTACTCGGCGAACGCCCGCTTCCTCGACGAGGCTCCCGGCCGGCTGACACCGGACGGCCGGCTCCTGATGGGCTCGAACACCCTGGGCAACCAGGCCAAGCTCCACGCCCTGGCCGCCGATCGCGGCCTCGCCCTCACCCCGTTCACGTCCACGCGCAGCCTGGCCGGCGACATCCCCGTCGAGTTCACCCTCTTCGAGGTGACCGCCGCCTGA
- a CDS encoding preATP grasp domain-containing protein, protein MTKLIIGNQLTEETVEGDNALPDDYRAILGRVSHRLIWLAEEGDVIVLPSAPDPDFAAQVWRILGIAERPPAVLVPPTGEQGTALLYDDRYRDPGLLADLRHRVDAHGVDRILPFYFDEAVVRLAADLGLTGAAPAFRFLAESGNELVNCKSFFRTLAAGIGVPVADGRAVRTVAAAEDYITELLETGRSAIVKQDVHGGGFGNEIYTGTEGLNGIGANRTLAVDGRAAVAEHLAASWHRYSQDGRHRVVIEHYIHDCIPIYAEIDVTDDGIAIVGHGEVRMKPVNNGLVVPAPSAALPRFDDFLGDATRVGETVRVLGYRGRMSIDAIVTPGEDILLTEFNGRVGGSTHLHLIGERLVGPDYLRERVLIGRNRCGWNSVGEALGTLRDRGLAYDVTDRAGVLIAGDDGQCLMVGKSLDHALELERAMITELGVDPDA, encoded by the coding sequence ATGACCAAACTGATCATCGGCAACCAGCTCACCGAGGAGACCGTCGAGGGGGACAACGCGCTGCCGGACGACTACCGCGCCATCCTCGGCCGGGTCTCACACCGGCTCATCTGGCTGGCCGAGGAGGGCGACGTCATCGTCCTGCCGTCCGCGCCCGACCCCGACTTCGCCGCGCAGGTGTGGCGCATCCTCGGTATCGCGGAGCGCCCACCGGCCGTGCTGGTACCGCCCACCGGGGAGCAGGGCACCGCGCTGCTCTACGACGACCGGTACCGCGATCCCGGTCTCCTGGCCGACCTCCGGCACCGGGTGGACGCGCACGGCGTCGACCGGATCCTGCCGTTCTACTTCGACGAGGCGGTGGTCCGGCTCGCCGCCGACCTCGGGCTGACCGGCGCGGCCCCCGCGTTCCGCTTCCTCGCCGAGAGCGGCAACGAACTCGTCAACTGCAAGTCGTTCTTCCGTACGCTGGCCGCCGGCATCGGGGTGCCGGTCGCGGACGGCCGCGCGGTCCGCACGGTCGCGGCGGCCGAGGACTACATCACCGAGCTGCTCGAGACCGGCCGATCCGCGATCGTGAAGCAGGACGTGCACGGCGGCGGCTTCGGCAACGAGATCTACACCGGCACCGAGGGCCTCAACGGCATCGGCGCGAACCGCACGCTGGCCGTCGACGGGCGGGCGGCCGTCGCCGAGCACCTGGCCGCGTCCTGGCACCGCTACAGCCAGGACGGACGGCACCGCGTCGTGATCGAGCACTACATCCACGACTGCATCCCGATCTACGCCGAGATCGACGTGACGGACGACGGCATCGCGATCGTCGGGCACGGCGAGGTCCGGATGAAGCCGGTGAACAACGGTCTGGTGGTCCCGGCGCCGTCCGCCGCGCTCCCCCGGTTCGACGACTTCCTCGGCGACGCCACGCGCGTCGGCGAGACGGTACGGGTGCTCGGCTACCGCGGCCGGATGAGCATCGACGCGATCGTCACCCCCGGCGAGGACATCCTGCTCACCGAGTTCAACGGGCGGGTCGGTGGCTCCACCCACCTGCACCTCATCGGCGAACGCCTGGTCGGCCCCGACTACCTGCGGGAGCGCGTCCTGATCGGACGGAACCGGTGCGGCTGGAACTCGGTCGGGGAGGCACTCGGCACGCTGCGCGACCGCGGCCTCGCCTACGACGTCACCGACCGGGCCGGCGTGCTCATCGCGGGCGACGACGGGCAGTGCCTGATGGTCGGCAAGAGCCTCGACCACGCGCTCGAGCTGGAGCGCGCCATGATCACCGAGCTGGGAGTCGATCCCGATGCGTGA
- a CDS encoding isochorismatase family protein, which produces MSIPPIGPYAMPDATAAGPAVAPWRPDPARAALLVHDAQRYFLAPFPPDASPGRELRRNLARLRDTADATGVPVFYSMQPGDMTTEERGLLRDFWRQGMRAVPEHRDIVPEAAPRPHHRTVVKWRYSAFHRTDLAELLAAAGRDQLIVCGVYAHLGCLITAYDAFSRDLETFLVADALGDFSGDHHRTALRTAAASCAVVLNTAEIATHLGRTGTSSAAATAAAADTGRK; this is translated from the coding sequence ATGAGCATCCCGCCGATCGGACCGTACGCGATGCCCGACGCCACCGCGGCCGGTCCCGCCGTGGCCCCCTGGCGGCCGGACCCGGCCCGGGCCGCGCTGCTCGTGCACGACGCCCAGCGCTACTTCCTGGCGCCGTTCCCGCCCGACGCCTCACCCGGCCGCGAGCTGCGGCGCAACCTCGCCCGCCTGCGCGACACCGCCGACGCCACCGGCGTACCGGTCTTCTACTCCATGCAGCCCGGCGACATGACCACCGAGGAACGCGGCCTGCTCCGCGACTTCTGGCGACAGGGCATGCGCGCCGTGCCGGAACACCGCGACATCGTGCCGGAGGCCGCGCCCCGCCCCCATCACCGCACCGTCGTGAAATGGCGCTACTCGGCGTTCCACCGCACCGACCTGGCCGAGCTCCTCGCCGCCGCCGGCCGCGACCAGCTCATCGTCTGCGGCGTGTACGCCCACCTCGGCTGCCTGATCACCGCGTACGACGCGTTCAGCCGCGACCTGGAGACGTTCCTGGTCGCCGACGCGCTCGGCGACTTCAGCGGCGACCACCACCGCACCGCACTGCGCACCGCCGCCGCGAGCTGCGCCGTGGTGCTGAACACCGCGGAGATCGCCACGCACCTGGGTCGCACCGGCACATCGAGCGCGGCGGCCACGGCGGCCGCCGCCGATACGGGGAGGAAGTGA
- a CDS encoding 3-deoxy-7-phosphoheptulonate synthase: MTAPPGVSLSEAVSTRPARQQPAWPDPDRAALVRAELRSRPVPVTEAEVLRLRALLAGRPLVLQAGDCAEEPAESTPEWAARKARMLDVLAGALEEAGGSPVTRVGRLAGQYAKPRSQDEEVVDGRRLPVYRGHLVNSPHPDPGSRRPDPLRMLTCHDAARRLAGELHPRGIWLSHEALVLDFEVPQVRDGRTGCYLGSAHWPWLGYRTGDPAGAHAALLAGVVNPVACKVGPGTTPDELTALCALIDPDRLPGRLTFIARMGLGAIDRALPPLVAATRAAGHPVTWMCDPMHGNTVVSPDGRKTRRVPIIAAEVRAFRRILRAGAATAGGLHLEVTPLPVRECVDGDGDWPDGAGYLTACDPRLTVDQALRVVAAWR, translated from the coding sequence ATGACAGCGCCACCCGGAGTCTCCCTGTCGGAGGCGGTATCCACGCGTCCGGCCCGGCAGCAGCCGGCGTGGCCGGACCCGGATCGCGCCGCGCTGGTCCGTGCCGAGCTCCGATCCCGGCCGGTGCCGGTCACCGAGGCCGAGGTGCTCCGGCTGCGCGCCCTGCTGGCCGGGCGACCGCTCGTCCTTCAGGCCGGTGACTGCGCCGAGGAACCGGCCGAGTCGACCCCGGAGTGGGCCGCGCGCAAGGCGCGCATGCTGGACGTCCTGGCCGGCGCGCTCGAGGAGGCCGGTGGCTCGCCCGTGACCCGGGTCGGCCGGCTGGCCGGGCAGTACGCGAAGCCCCGCTCCCAGGACGAGGAGGTCGTGGACGGCCGGCGACTGCCCGTGTACCGCGGGCATCTGGTGAACTCGCCGCACCCGGACCCGGGGTCCCGCCGTCCCGACCCGCTGCGGATGCTGACCTGTCACGACGCGGCCCGGCGGCTCGCGGGCGAGCTGCACCCTCGCGGGATATGGCTGAGCCACGAGGCGCTGGTGCTGGACTTCGAGGTGCCACAGGTTCGCGACGGCCGGACCGGCTGCTACCTCGGATCGGCGCACTGGCCCTGGCTCGGATACCGCACCGGCGACCCGGCCGGTGCGCACGCGGCGCTGCTGGCCGGGGTCGTCAACCCGGTCGCCTGCAAGGTGGGCCCCGGCACCACGCCGGACGAACTCACCGCGCTGTGCGCGCTGATCGACCCGGACCGCCTCCCGGGCCGGCTCACGTTCATCGCCCGGATGGGCCTCGGCGCGATCGACCGGGCACTTCCGCCCCTGGTGGCCGCGACCCGCGCGGCCGGGCATCCGGTGACCTGGATGTGCGATCCGATGCACGGCAACACGGTCGTGTCGCCGGACGGCCGCAAGACCCGGCGGGTGCCGATCATCGCCGCCGAGGTCCGCGCGTTCCGGCGAATCCTGCGCGCGGGCGCCGCGACCGCGGGTGGACTGCACCTCGAGGTGACGCCGCTACCGGTCCGCGAGTGCGTGGACGGCGACGGCGACTGGCCGGACGGCGCGGGCTACCTGACCGCCTGCGACCCCCGCCTCACCGTCGACCAGGCGCTACGCGTGGTGGCGGCCTGGCGATGA
- a CDS encoding anthranilate synthase family protein — MDNAWGAPFALLCRGGAVEFLTGQRLDVAEINDLPADRDILTVLPYRQLSERGFACHDDGMPLLAFAVESRDAVPVDTFLSGAPDRPVTLTGGHFDVADDDYAAIVRAVVRDEIGTGQGSNFVVKRSFRARVDGFSREAAIALFARLLGRETGAYWTFLVHLDGRTLIGASPERHVSLHGGVATMNPISGTYRYPPGGAERDGLLAFLRDAKETDELSMVVDEELKMMAAVCERGGHVIGPELREMAHLAHTEYLVAGTTTLDARDVLRLTMFAPTVTGSPLENACRAIRRHEPVGRGYYGGVLALLTRDGKRSEMDSAILIRTAEITGDELSIGVGATLVRGSDPDSEAAETRAKAAALLDALTAPPRRRTGTRRRFAGDPEVRAALAARNEALAPYWLDPRRPGTTGTGSLASDQRIAVVDGEDTFTEMLATQVRSLGPKVEVIRYDEPFNPDAFDLTVIGPGPGDPGDTDDPKISTLRRLTHGLLNAGRPFLAVCLGHQVLSTVLGLPLVRKDVPYQGTQLRIDLFGEPARVGFYNTFTAREAREVIHSPLTPDPVRVCRDPVTHDVYALRGRRFRSFQFHPESVLSPDGLPAVRAALSRLLLSRTR; from the coding sequence ATGGACAACGCATGGGGCGCGCCGTTCGCGCTGCTGTGCCGCGGCGGTGCGGTGGAGTTCCTCACGGGACAGCGGCTCGACGTGGCCGAGATCAACGACCTGCCCGCGGACCGGGACATCCTGACGGTGCTGCCCTACCGGCAGCTCTCGGAACGCGGGTTCGCCTGCCATGACGACGGCATGCCGCTGCTCGCCTTCGCGGTGGAGAGCCGGGACGCCGTACCGGTGGACACGTTCCTGTCCGGCGCGCCGGACCGGCCGGTGACGCTCACCGGCGGACACTTCGACGTCGCCGACGACGACTACGCCGCGATCGTGCGCGCGGTCGTCCGTGACGAGATCGGCACCGGCCAGGGCTCGAACTTCGTCGTCAAACGATCATTCCGGGCCCGCGTCGACGGCTTCTCGCGGGAAGCGGCCATTGCGCTGTTCGCGCGCCTGCTCGGCCGGGAGACCGGTGCCTATTGGACCTTTCTGGTACACCTGGACGGGCGTACGTTGATCGGTGCCAGTCCCGAGCGGCACGTCTCCCTGCACGGCGGCGTCGCGACCATGAACCCGATCAGCGGTACGTACCGATATCCACCGGGCGGCGCGGAGCGCGACGGCCTGCTGGCCTTCCTCCGCGACGCGAAGGAGACCGACGAACTGTCGATGGTGGTCGACGAGGAGCTGAAGATGATGGCCGCGGTCTGCGAGCGCGGTGGCCACGTGATCGGGCCGGAGCTGCGCGAGATGGCGCACCTGGCACACACCGAGTACCTCGTCGCGGGCACCACCACGCTGGACGCGCGGGACGTGCTGCGGCTGACCATGTTCGCACCGACCGTCACCGGCAGCCCGCTGGAGAACGCCTGCCGGGCGATCCGGCGGCACGAGCCGGTCGGCCGCGGCTACTACGGCGGCGTGCTGGCGCTGCTGACCCGGGACGGAAAGCGGTCCGAGATGGACTCCGCGATCCTGATCCGCACCGCGGAGATCACCGGCGACGAGCTGAGCATCGGCGTCGGCGCCACGCTGGTGCGCGGCTCCGACCCGGACTCCGAGGCGGCGGAGACCCGGGCGAAGGCCGCGGCGCTGCTGGACGCGCTGACCGCCCCGCCCCGGCGGCGGACCGGGACCCGGCGGCGGTTCGCCGGTGATCCCGAGGTGCGCGCCGCGCTCGCCGCCCGCAACGAGGCACTCGCCCCCTACTGGCTCGATCCGCGGCGGCCGGGCACCACCGGCACCGGCTCGCTCGCGTCGGATCAGCGGATCGCCGTCGTGGACGGGGAGGACACGTTCACCGAGATGCTGGCCACGCAGGTACGCAGCCTCGGTCCCAAGGTCGAGGTGATCCGGTACGACGAGCCGTTCAATCCGGACGCGTTCGACCTCACCGTCATCGGCCCGGGTCCGGGCGACCCCGGCGACACGGACGACCCCAAGATCAGCACGCTGCGCCGGCTGACGCACGGGCTGCTGAACGCCGGCCGTCCGTTCCTCGCGGTGTGCCTCGGTCACCAGGTGCTCAGCACCGTGCTCGGCCTGCCGCTGGTCCGCAAGGACGTGCCCTACCAGGGCACCCAGCTGCGCATCGACCTGTTCGGCGAGCCCGCGAGGGTGGGCTTCTACAACACGTTCACCGCCCGGGAGGCCCGCGAGGTGATCCACAGCCCGCTGACGCCGGATCCGGTGCGGGTGTGCCGCGACCCGGTCACCCACGACGTGTACGCACTGCGCGGCCGGCGCTTCCGGTCCTTCCAGTTCCACCCGGAGTCGGTGCTCAGCCCGGACGGCCTGCCGGCGGTGCGTGCGGCGCTGTCGCGGCTGCTGCTGTCCCGGACCCGCTAG